From a single Pseudomonas cremoricolorata genomic region:
- a CDS encoding Fic family protein produces MNAPQWIWQNEDWPHFTWQTDALAGLLRQCVDAQGRLLGRLSAVNRLTDRRAVLDTLLRNIVTSSAIEGEQLNVESVRSSLARRLGVEESGPTSPRSEGLAELMLDATEGLEQALTQERLFTWHRWLFPSQDSLLSQPVQVGQLRGEAPMQVISGRLDKPVVHFEAPPRRGLEAQLQTFLEWFEQSRNDHLLDPLLRAGIAHFWFVTLHPFDDGNGRLTRALTDLALAQGERQAIRFYTMAASILDDRAGYYAVLESSQKADLDLTPWLRWFLATLLRSLEQALQRIDRLLHKARFWQRHREQELSPEQRKVLNRLLDGGPKGFEEGISAAQYQAVAKVSKATATRHLADLLDKGCLIRLPGGGRSTRYCVALAEPDVQGGT; encoded by the coding sequence ATGAACGCACCGCAATGGATCTGGCAGAACGAAGACTGGCCGCACTTCACGTGGCAAACCGATGCCCTTGCCGGTCTGTTGAGGCAGTGCGTGGACGCTCAAGGCCGACTGCTCGGCAGGCTCAGCGCAGTCAACAGGCTGACCGACCGGCGTGCGGTACTCGATACCTTGCTGCGCAACATCGTCACGTCATCGGCTATCGAAGGTGAACAGCTGAATGTCGAATCAGTGCGCTCGTCGCTGGCGCGACGCTTGGGGGTAGAGGAAAGCGGGCCCACTTCGCCACGCAGCGAAGGCTTGGCCGAGTTGATGCTCGATGCGACCGAAGGCCTGGAGCAAGCGCTGACCCAGGAACGCCTGTTCACCTGGCACCGCTGGCTGTTCCCCAGCCAGGACAGCCTGCTCAGCCAGCCCGTGCAGGTCGGTCAACTGCGTGGGGAGGCGCCCATGCAGGTCATTTCCGGACGGCTGGACAAGCCTGTGGTGCATTTCGAGGCACCGCCACGACGGGGTCTGGAAGCACAACTGCAGACCTTCCTCGAGTGGTTCGAGCAAAGCCGAAACGACCACCTGCTCGATCCGCTGCTACGGGCCGGCATCGCGCACTTCTGGTTCGTCACCTTGCACCCGTTCGACGACGGCAATGGCCGGCTGACCCGCGCACTGACCGACCTGGCCTTGGCGCAAGGCGAGCGCCAGGCGATTCGCTTCTACACCATGGCGGCCAGCATCCTCGATGACAGGGCCGGCTACTACGCAGTGCTGGAAAGTAGCCAGAAGGCCGACCTGGACCTCACCCCCTGGCTGCGCTGGTTCCTGGCCACGCTGCTGCGCAGCCTCGAACAGGCCCTGCAACGGATTGATCGGCTTCTGCACAAGGCACGCTTCTGGCAGCGTCACCGCGAGCAAGAGCTGTCACCCGAGCAGCGCAAGGTGCTCAACCGCCTGCTCGACGGTGGGCCCAAGGGATTCGAAGAGGGCATCAGCGCTGCGCAGTATCAGGCCGTGGCGAAGGTCTCCAAGGCCACGGCCACGCGCCACCTGGCAGACCTGCTCGACAAAGGCTGCCTGATTCGCCTGCCCGGCGGCGGGCGCAGCACCCGCTACTGCGTTGCGCTCGCCGAGCCCGATGTACAGGGCGGCACTTAA
- a CDS encoding MFS transporter, translating into MDNSTSLPSGAATAPTAQRSTTSRLKSIFSGSIGNMVEWYDWYVYAAFSLYFAKAFFPAGDTTAQLLNTAAIFAVGFLMRPIGGWLMGLYADRKGRKAALMASVLLMCAGSLVIALTPGYETIGVAAPILLVVARLMQGLSVGGEYGTSATYLSEMASKERRGFFSSFQYVTLISGQLIALAVLIILQNTLTTEELYAWGWRVPFVIGALCAVVALYLRRGMEETASFTKKEKENDKPKESLMRTLLRHPKELLTVVGLTMGGTLAFYTYTTYMQKYLVNTVGMSISDSTTISAATLFLFMCLQPVIGGLSDKIGRRPILIAFGVLGTIFTVPILTTLHTIQTWWGAFFLIMAALIIVSGYTSINAVVKAELFPTEIRALGVGLPYALTVSVFGGTAEYVALWFKSAGMETGYYWYVTACIACSLLVYATMKDTRKHSRITTD; encoded by the coding sequence ATGGATAACAGCACTTCCCTGCCCAGCGGGGCGGCCACCGCACCGACCGCGCAGCGCAGCACCACCAGCCGCCTCAAGTCGATCTTCAGTGGCTCGATCGGCAACATGGTCGAGTGGTACGACTGGTACGTCTACGCGGCATTCTCGCTGTACTTCGCCAAGGCCTTCTTCCCGGCCGGCGACACCACCGCACAACTGCTCAACACCGCCGCGATCTTCGCCGTGGGCTTCCTCATGCGTCCGATCGGCGGTTGGCTGATGGGCCTGTACGCCGACCGCAAGGGGCGCAAGGCTGCGCTGATGGCCTCGGTGCTGCTGATGTGCGCAGGCTCGCTGGTCATCGCCCTGACCCCCGGTTATGAAACCATCGGCGTTGCCGCGCCGATTCTGCTGGTGGTCGCGCGGCTGATGCAGGGTCTGTCGGTGGGGGGTGAATACGGCACCTCAGCCACCTACCTCAGCGAAATGGCCAGCAAGGAACGCCGTGGCTTCTTCTCCAGCTTCCAGTACGTGACGCTGATTTCCGGTCAGCTCATCGCCCTGGCGGTGTTGATCATCCTGCAGAACACCCTGACCACCGAAGAGCTCTATGCCTGGGGCTGGCGCGTGCCGTTCGTGATCGGCGCGCTGTGCGCAGTGGTGGCGCTGTACCTGCGTCGCGGCATGGAAGAAACCGCCTCGTTCACCAAAAAAGAGAAAGAAAACGACAAGCCCAAGGAAAGCCTGATGCGCACCCTGCTGCGCCATCCCAAGGAACTGCTGACCGTGGTCGGCCTGACCATGGGCGGCACCCTGGCCTTCTATACCTACACCACCTACATGCAGAAGTATCTGGTGAATACGGTGGGCATGAGCATCAGCGATTCGACCACCATTTCGGCCGCCACGCTGTTCCTGTTCATGTGCCTGCAACCGGTCATCGGCGGCCTGTCCGACAAGATCGGCCGGCGCCCTATCCTGATCGCCTTCGGCGTGTTGGGCACGATCTTCACCGTGCCGATCCTGACCACCCTGCACACCATCCAGACCTGGTGGGGCGCGTTCTTCCTGATCATGGCCGCGCTGATCATCGTCAGCGGCTACACCTCGATCAACGCCGTGGTCAAAGCCGAACTGTTCCCCACCGAAATCCGCGCCCTGGGCGTCGGCCTGCCCTACGCCCTGACCGTCTCGGTCTTCGGCGGCACCGCTGAATACGTGGCCCTGTGGTTCAAGAGCGCAGGCATGGAAACCGGCTACTACTGGTACGTCACCGCCTGCATCGCCTGTTCGCTGCTGGTCTACGCGACCATGAAAGACACCCGCAAACACTCGCGTATCACCACCGACTGA